The Gemmatimonadota bacterium DH-78 region AAGGGGCTCGAGTTTCCCGTCGTGTTCATCACGGGACTCGAGGACGGCCTCTTCCCGCTCTCACGAGCGTACGACGAGCCGGCCACCATGGAGGAGGAGCGTCGGTTGTTCTACGTGGGCGTGACGCGGGCCCGCGACACGCTGATCCTCTGCCACGCCCGTCAGAGGCGGCGGGCCGGGGAGTACATGTACGGCAGGCTGTCGCCCTTCGCGGAGTCGATCCCCGAGGCGTTGCTGGTGCCCCGGGTCTCGCCGCGGCTCGAGTCGAACCACCGTCGATCGAGCACCCCCCACCGGTCCCGGCCGCGCTTCGAGGCCGAGAAGGCCGGCAGCGGCTTCGTGTCGGAGGAGACCTTCGACACGCCGATCAATCAGGATGCGCCGCGCTACGTGAAGGGGGAGCGCGTGCTGCACGCTACCTTCGGATCGGGGACCGTGAAGGAGGTCACCGGCTTCGGGAAGGACACGAAGGTCACGGTCGACTTCGACGACGTCGGCCGCAAACGACTGCTGGTGCGCTACGCCAATCTGGAGAAGGACTGGACGATGTAGTGCGTCAGCGACCCGCGCCGGGGAGCGGTGGCGGCGAAATGAGCGGCCACCACTCGAGTTCGCGGTCGGGGAGGGGGAAATAGTCGTCTGCCACCCCTCCGAGCATGTCGGGATCGGCGGTGCCGCTCCGGGCCATCGCCCGGCGCCGCACCTTCTTGGCGAGTCGCAGATTGAGATCGCCCACCGGATCGAGGTGGGCCGGCGCGGACCGGTGTCGGTGCACCAGGTAGTCGACGATGGCCTCGAAGGCGAGTGCCCGGTACCGGTCGACGAGGTCGTGCGGCACATCGAACCGCGAGTTCTTCAGGATCCGGTCGAAGAGCTGCCGCCAGCGCTCGTCACCCTGGAAGCGGATCATGCCCTGGAAGAGCCTGCGGTTGGTGCGGAAGCTGAAGATCGTGGCCGACAGCACCCGGTCGAACAGCGCGTCCGCGGCGCCGTGGTCGTGGTCCATCACCAGCGCCCGGGCGCGGCCGAGCCATCCCTCGCCCATGTGCATGTCCATGCGGTGCTCCCAGTAGGTGTGGCCGATCGACGCGGTGGTCGAGGTCAGGAGCAGCTGGCGCGGCACGTACAGGTTGTGGGCGACGGTGTCGGCGGCGAGGTGGGCGAGGTAGCCGTACCCCACCGCCTGCAGAGACTCGTCTTCGGCGGCGTCGAGGATCTCCTCGCCCACGTGCCAGTTGTGGCAGTGTCGCCCCTCGGGCACGTACTTCTTGGCGAGCGAGATGTCGGCCGCCACCGAGCCGTAGAGGAACGACACCGGATGGCGCTCGAGCACGGCCTTCACGGCGGGGGGCAGCAGGTGGAGCGCCCCCAGCACGAGTTCGCCCAGCGCCACGTGCGTGCCGGGCCCCCAGGCCGCGAGGGGATCGGGCAGCAGGATCCATACGGCGGCGAAGAGAAGGGCCGGGATCATCCGGAGGCTACTCGCCCGACCGGTCGGGCTCGGCGGGCAGCGTCGGGGGGCTCGGGCGCTCCGGCCGTACGAGACTGCGGGCTCCGGCCCGCACGCCGCGGGCCGTGGACGCGGTGTCGAGAAAGACGTTCTCCGCCTCGCCCTGAACCACCTCCATCAGGGCGTTGAACTCCTCGATCCGCGTCTCCATGTGGTCGGAGGCCTGCTGAAGCCGTCCCGAGAGCGCCTGTACCGACCGGTGCAGGCCCTCGATGTCGGTGCGAACGCTCGCCGAAATGAACTCGACGTTCGCAGCCACCGACTTGCCGCGTTCGAGCAGCGGGTCGGCGCGACGCGAGGCCTCGCGCGCGATCTTCTGGATCGATCGCGAGGTGCGGATGAGCAGGACGAGGGCGATGACGGCGGTGACCGCCACGGCGACGGCCGCGATGACCAGGGCCCAGTCGGCCGCGACCGAGACCGCGTCGCGGGAGGCCTGCACGTAGACGGTGTCGGAAGCCTGGAAGACCATGCGCTAAGTGTATGCTCTGCCTACGGCGAGGGGGAGGGGGACTCCGCGTCGGCCTCGTCCTCGTCGTCGGT contains the following coding sequences:
- a CDS encoding zinc dependent phospholipase C family protein, which codes for MIPALLFAAVWILLPDPLAAWGPGTHVALGELVLGALHLLPPAVKAVLERHPVSFLYGSVAADISLAKKYVPEGRHCHNWHVGEEILDAAEDESLQAVGYGYLAHLAADTVAHNLYVPRQLLLTSTTASIGHTYWEHRMDMHMGEGWLGRARALVMDHDHGAADALFDRVLSATIFSFRTNRRLFQGMIRFQGDERWRQLFDRILKNSRFDVPHDLVDRYRALAFEAIVDYLVHRHRSAPAHLDPVGDLNLRLAKKVRRRAMARSGTADPDMLGGVADDYFPLPDRELEWWPLISPPPLPGAGR